In Bacteroidia bacterium, a genomic segment contains:
- a CDS encoding FkbM family methyltransferase has product MKKAIQAILQRVLGFDRYLFVFSLFKIRTLRWDGKNKEGDFNFFLSMLSPNDTVLDIGANIGIMTALMARKCVNGKVFAFEPVPDNFRTLRKVVEYLRLGNVSLHQVALGPENGEVEIKMPVIEGVKMQGLSYIRHETIEGYPVKHVSYRVPQAALDEWNFGPNVQITAIKMDVENYEQFVLQGAKNLLLRNMPVIYCELWDNENRRNCMQMLHAVGYTAKVLVADTLVDFEPDLHPNHNFFFLPESKVL; this is encoded by the coding sequence ATGAAGAAAGCCATTCAGGCCATTTTGCAGCGTGTATTGGGGTTTGATCGATACCTCTTTGTATTTTCTTTGTTCAAGATCAGGACCTTACGTTGGGACGGAAAAAATAAAGAAGGGGATTTTAATTTTTTCCTCAGTATGCTTTCGCCCAATGATACCGTACTGGATATTGGTGCCAATATCGGTATCATGACAGCGCTGATGGCCCGGAAATGCGTAAATGGGAAGGTATTTGCCTTTGAGCCTGTGCCGGACAATTTTCGGACGCTCAGGAAGGTGGTGGAATATCTTCGCCTCGGGAATGTTTCTCTGCATCAGGTGGCATTAGGACCTGAAAACGGAGAAGTTGAAATAAAAATGCCAGTGATAGAAGGAGTGAAAATGCAGGGACTTTCTTATATCAGGCACGAAACGATAGAAGGTTATCCGGTCAAACATGTTTCTTACCGGGTACCGCAGGCGGCTTTGGATGAATGGAACTTTGGTCCGAATGTACAGATTACGGCGATAAAAATGGATGTGGAAAACTACGAACAATTTGTACTTCAGGGAGCAAAAAATCTGCTGTTGCGAAACATGCCTGTTATTTATTGCGAATTGTGGGACAATGAAAATCGCCGAAATTGTATGCAAATGCTGCATGCCGTCGGCTATACAGCCAAAGTGCTGGTAGCCGACACGCTTGTGGATTTTGAACCAGACCTTCACCCCAACCATAATTTCTTTTTTCTTCCAGAAAGCAAAGTTTTATGA